Proteins found in one Nostoc sp. NIES-3756 genomic segment:
- a CDS encoding cytochrome c biogenesis protein CcdA, with protein sequence MLETLQTQIYQLEQFANTLVSNQLTHLSLLSIGIIFIAGLLTSLTPCMLSMLPITIGYIGGYEAKNRWQAAAQSTWFALGLATTLAGLGIIAAVVGKVYGQIGIGLPIIVSIIAILMGLNLLEALPLQFPSFGDTDWISQDLPSGVRSYAIGLTFGLVASPCSTPVLASLLGWVASTKDLVLGAVLLISYTVGYVTPLILAGTFTASIKKLLELRRWSGWINPVSGALLVGFGVFSLISRIPLGSF encoded by the coding sequence ATGCTGGAGACTCTGCAAACACAAATTTATCAACTGGAACAATTCGCCAATACTCTGGTATCAAACCAACTGACTCACCTGAGTTTGCTGAGTATTGGTATCATTTTCATCGCAGGGTTACTTACCAGCCTTACTCCCTGTATGCTTTCCATGCTGCCAATTACTATTGGTTATATTGGTGGTTATGAAGCTAAAAATCGCTGGCAAGCTGCCGCACAATCAACATGGTTTGCGTTAGGTTTAGCAACTACACTGGCTGGTTTAGGTATTATAGCCGCAGTGGTGGGCAAGGTCTACGGTCAAATAGGTATAGGTTTACCGATTATTGTTAGTATTATCGCCATCCTCATGGGGTTGAATTTACTCGAAGCATTACCTCTGCAATTCCCATCTTTTGGTGATACTGATTGGATTTCTCAAGATTTACCCTCCGGGGTGCGTTCATACGCCATTGGTTTAACTTTCGGTTTGGTTGCCTCCCCTTGTAGTACCCCAGTGTTAGCCAGCCTGCTTGGTTGGGTGGCGAGTACAAAAGATTTAGTATTAGGCGCTGTGTTGCTAATTTCTTACACAGTCGGCTATGTAACCCCCTTAATTTTGGCAGGTACTTTCACCGCATCAATTAAAAAGTTATTAGAATTGCGTCGCTGGTCTGGTTGGATTAATCCAGTTAGCGGTGCATTATTAGTAGGATTTGGCGTATTTTCTCTAATTTCTCGGATTCCCCTTGGCAGTTTTTAA
- a CDS encoding YidH family protein — MNKLSKIDRQREHQANERTFLAWLRTSISLIGFGFAIARFGLFLRQLDTTITQRETTVNPMFNSENLGIILVLCGILAIALAAWRYNQVFWQIERGDYQPNRLAVWIITGVVMLLGGLSLPILLIRNTIVPRPSSIINQQKSHNIN, encoded by the coding sequence ATGAATAAGCTGTCGAAAATAGACCGTCAGCGAGAACATCAAGCAAATGAGCGGACTTTTTTAGCTTGGTTGCGCACTTCTATTTCCTTAATTGGTTTTGGTTTTGCTATTGCTAGATTTGGGCTATTTCTGCGTCAGCTTGATACTACAATTACACAACGGGAGACTACAGTAAATCCCATGTTCAACTCAGAGAATTTGGGTATTATTTTGGTGCTGTGTGGAATTTTAGCGATCGCCTTAGCTGCATGGCGTTACAATCAAGTATTCTGGCAAATTGAACGCGGCGATTATCAACCCAATCGATTAGCTGTGTGGATAATTACTGGTGTTGTAATGCTTTTGGGAGGTTTAAGTCTTCCCATACTCTTGATACGCAATACAATTGTGCCGCGTCCATCTTCCATAATTAATCAACAAAAATCACACAATATCAATTAA
- the nifJ gene encoding pyruvate:ferredoxin (flavodoxin) oxidoreductase has protein sequence MSQNFATIDGNEAVSRVAYKLNEVIAIYPITPSSAMGEWADAWAAEGRPNLWGTVPSVVQMQSEGGAAAAVHGALQTGSLSTTFTASQGLLLMIPNLYKIGGELTSTVVHVAARSLATHALSIFGDHSDVMAARGTGFAMLCSASVQESHDFALIAHAATLEARVSFLHYFDGFRTSHEVQKVQLLSDNDLRSLINEEKVFAHRARALTPDSPLLRGTAQNPDVFFQAREGANPYYNACPEIVQSIMDKFGERTGRFYQLYEYHGASDADRIIILMGSGCETVHETVDYLNARGEKVGVLKVRLFRPLDVERFIQALPNSVQAIAVLDRTKEPGSAGEPLYLDVVTALYEAEGNLPKVVGGRYGLSSKEFTPAMVKAVFDNLAQATPKNHFTIGIHDDVTHTSLKYDPTFSTEPENVVRAMFYGLGSDGTVGANKNSIKIIGGGTDNYAQGYFVYDSKKSGSMTVSHLRFGPQPIRSTYLIDQANFIGCHHWGFLERIEVLKAAAHGAIILLNSPYDADTVWEHLPLRVQQQIQGKQLKLYVINANQVARNSGMGGRINTIMQVCFFALAGVLPQEQAIAKIKQAIEKTYGKKGVEVVRMNLQAVDQTLENLHQVKVPIEEKGKWIDEEVFLSSHPFPTSAPKFVRDVLGKIMVWQGDDLPVSTLPPDGTFPTGTAKWEKRNVAQEIPIWDTDICVQCSKCVMVCPHGAIRSKVYQPGELENAPPTFKSVDAKDRDFAQQKFTIQIAPEDCTGCAICVNVCPAKNKAEPSRKAINMAQQLPLREQERENWQFFLSLPNPDRTKLKLNQIRQQQLLEPLFEFSGACAGCGETPYLKLLTQLFGDRAVIANATGCSSIYGGNLPTTPWTKNAEGRGPAWSNSLFEDNAEFGFGYRLSLDKQAEFAAELLQQFSAEVGDKLVESILNAEQKTEADIWEQRQRIALLKEKLDEILNADARRYTQIKEGDIDVYQRLSAVQNLKSLADYLVKKSVWIVGGDGWAYDIDFGGIDHVLASGRNVNILVMDTEVYSNTGGQSSKATPRAAVAKFAASGKPAPKKDLGLMAMNYGNVYVASVALGAKDDQTLKAFLEAEAFDGPSLIIAYSHCIAHGINMTTGMQHQKTLVDSGRWLLYRHNPLLQQQGKNPLQLDMRSPTQSVEQSMYQENRFKMLTKSKPQLAKQLLEQAQAEVDARWQMYQYLANK, from the coding sequence ATGAGCCAAAACTTTGCAACTATCGATGGGAATGAGGCTGTTTCCCGTGTTGCTTATAAATTAAATGAAGTAATTGCCATCTATCCTATTACCCCCTCTTCGGCAATGGGTGAATGGGCTGACGCTTGGGCTGCGGAAGGTCGTCCCAATTTGTGGGGTACAGTTCCCAGTGTGGTACAAATGCAAAGTGAAGGCGGTGCGGCGGCGGCTGTGCATGGGGCGTTGCAAACGGGTTCCTTGAGTACAACTTTCACCGCTTCGCAAGGGCTGTTGTTGATGATACCCAACCTCTACAAAATTGGGGGTGAACTGACAAGTACGGTAGTTCACGTTGCAGCCCGTTCTTTGGCTACCCACGCCCTATCTATTTTTGGCGACCATAGTGATGTTATGGCTGCCCGTGGTACTGGGTTTGCGATGCTGTGTTCGGCCTCGGTGCAAGAAAGTCATGATTTTGCTTTAATTGCCCATGCAGCCACCTTAGAGGCTAGGGTTTCATTTCTGCACTACTTTGATGGCTTCCGTACTTCCCACGAAGTGCAGAAAGTACAACTTTTATCAGATAATGATTTGCGATCGCTCATCAACGAAGAGAAAGTATTTGCCCACCGCGCCCGCGCCCTCACTCCCGACAGTCCACTATTACGGGGGACAGCCCAAAACCCTGATGTCTTCTTCCAAGCCCGCGAAGGTGCAAACCCTTACTACAACGCTTGTCCTGAAATTGTCCAAAGCATTATGGATAAATTTGGGGAACGCACGGGGAGATTTTATCAACTATATGAATATCATGGCGCGAGTGATGCCGATCGCATAATTATTCTCATGGGTTCTGGTTGTGAAACGGTACATGAGACAGTAGATTATCTTAACGCCCGTGGCGAAAAAGTAGGGGTTCTCAAAGTTAGATTATTCCGCCCCTTGGATGTAGAGAGATTTATCCAAGCTTTACCGAATAGTGTACAGGCGATCGCTGTCCTCGACCGCACCAAAGAACCAGGAAGCGCCGGAGAACCGTTATATTTAGATGTGGTGACGGCTTTGTATGAAGCCGAGGGGAATTTACCTAAAGTAGTTGGGGGACGTTACGGGCTTTCCTCCAAAGAATTTACCCCAGCGATGGTGAAGGCTGTGTTTGATAATTTGGCACAAGCTACGCCGAAGAATCATTTTACTATCGGTATTCATGATGATGTAACGCACACATCTTTGAAGTATGACCCCACTTTCTCAACAGAACCGGAAAATGTTGTCCGGGCGATGTTCTACGGGTTGGGTTCTGATGGGACAGTCGGGGCTAACAAAAATTCCATCAAAATTATTGGTGGAGGAACGGACAATTACGCTCAAGGCTACTTTGTCTACGACTCCAAAAAATCTGGCTCAATGACAGTTTCACACCTGCGTTTCGGGCCGCAACCAATTCGTTCTACTTATTTGATTGACCAAGCCAATTTTATAGGTTGTCATCACTGGGGATTTTTGGAACGTATCGAAGTTTTAAAAGCTGCTGCTCACGGGGCGATTATATTGTTAAATAGTCCTTATGATGCGGATACTGTTTGGGAACATTTACCCCTGAGAGTACAGCAGCAAATTCAGGGTAAGCAACTTAAACTCTACGTCATCAATGCTAACCAAGTCGCCCGTAATAGTGGTATGGGTGGACGCATTAACACCATTATGCAGGTGTGCTTTTTTGCTTTAGCTGGGGTCTTGCCACAAGAGCAAGCGATCGCCAAAATTAAACAAGCGATTGAAAAGACTTACGGTAAGAAAGGGGTGGAAGTTGTCCGCATGAACTTACAAGCGGTAGACCAAACCTTAGAGAATTTGCACCAAGTAAAAGTTCCAATTGAGGAAAAAGGGAAATGGATAGATGAGGAAGTATTCCTATCTAGCCATCCCTTTCCCACCAGCGCCCCCAAGTTTGTACGGGACGTTCTGGGAAAAATCATGGTGTGGCAAGGTGATGACTTACCTGTAAGTACACTACCACCTGATGGGACATTTCCGACAGGTACAGCTAAATGGGAAAAGCGCAACGTCGCGCAAGAAATTCCGATATGGGATACGGATATCTGCGTACAGTGCAGTAAATGTGTCATGGTTTGTCCACATGGGGCAATTCGCTCTAAGGTATATCAGCCTGGTGAATTGGAGAATGCGCCACCTACTTTTAAGTCAGTGGATGCAAAAGATAGAGACTTCGCCCAGCAAAAATTTACTATCCAAATAGCGCCAGAAGACTGTACAGGCTGCGCTATTTGTGTGAATGTCTGTCCAGCCAAAAATAAAGCCGAACCCTCCCGCAAAGCCATTAACATGGCGCAGCAACTACCATTGCGAGAACAGGAGAGGGAAAATTGGCAATTCTTCTTGAGTTTACCCAATCCTGACCGGACAAAGTTAAAACTCAACCAAATTCGGCAACAACAACTATTAGAACCATTGTTTGAGTTTTCTGGTGCTTGTGCCGGTTGTGGTGAGACACCTTATCTAAAACTATTAACACAACTATTTGGCGATCGCGCAGTTATTGCCAACGCCACAGGTTGTTCTTCTATCTATGGCGGAAACCTCCCCACCACACCCTGGACGAAGAACGCAGAGGGACGCGGCCCGGCTTGGTCTAATAGTTTGTTTGAAGATAACGCCGAGTTTGGTTTTGGCTACCGTCTGTCATTAGATAAGCAAGCCGAGTTTGCAGCAGAACTCCTACAACAGTTCAGCGCAGAAGTGGGTGATAAGCTGGTTGAGTCGATTCTGAATGCAGAACAGAAAACCGAGGCTGATATCTGGGAACAACGCCAAAGGATAGCGTTGTTAAAAGAGAAATTGGATGAAATATTGAACGCAGATGCACGCAGATACACGCAGATAAAAGAGGGAGATATCGACGTTTATCAGCGTTTGTCGGCAGTGCAAAATTTGAAATCTTTAGCTGATTATTTAGTCAAGAAAAGCGTCTGGATAGTTGGTGGTGATGGTTGGGCTTATGATATCGACTTTGGTGGTATCGACCATGTATTAGCTAGTGGTCGCAATGTCAATATCTTAGTGATGGATACAGAAGTGTATTCTAACACTGGGGGACAGTCTTCCAAAGCCACCCCAAGGGCAGCCGTTGCCAAATTCGCCGCCAGTGGTAAGCCAGCGCCTAAGAAAGACTTGGGCTTAATGGCAATGAATTACGGTAACGTGTATGTGGCAAGTGTGGCGTTGGGTGCGAAGGATGACCAAACCCTCAAAGCATTTTTGGAAGCAGAAGCTTTTGACGGCCCATCCCTAATTATTGCTTACAGCCATTGCATTGCCCACGGTATCAACATGACTACAGGGATGCAGCACCAAAAAACCTTAGTAGATTCAGGACGCTGGTTGTTGTATCGTCATAATCCATTGCTGCAACAACAGGGTAAAAATCCCTTACAGTTAGATATGCGATCGCCTACTCAATCAGTAGAGCAATCAATGTACCAAGAAAATCGCTTCAAGATGTTGACGAAAAGTAAGCCCCAGTTGGCTAAACAATTGCTAGAACAGGCACAAGCTGAAGTTGATGCACGTTGGCAGATGTATCAATATCTGGCGAATAAGTGA
- the lepB gene encoding signal peptidase I, with product MDTRESDTKQASAPPKAWRGWQENLTLIAIALCLALLIRTFIAEPRYIPSESMVPTLYEGDRLVVEKVSYHFQQPRTGDIVVFQPPLELQRRGYSKDQAFIKRVIGIPGEIVSVSNGKVYLNGQPLPEDYIAEPPNQPFPPVQVPENQFFVMGDNRNNSNDSRYWGFLPQENIIGRAIFRFWPIDRFGGV from the coding sequence ATGGATACTCGAGAAAGTGATACGAAACAAGCGTCTGCACCGCCAAAAGCATGGCGTGGTTGGCAAGAAAATTTAACTCTGATTGCGATCGCTTTATGTTTAGCTTTATTAATTCGGACTTTTATTGCCGAACCCCGTTACATACCTTCTGAATCTATGGTTCCTACTTTATACGAAGGCGATCGCTTGGTAGTAGAAAAAGTTTCTTACCATTTTCAGCAGCCAAGAACCGGGGATATAGTCGTTTTTCAGCCACCGCTAGAACTACAACGCCGAGGATATTCTAAAGACCAAGCATTTATCAAGCGGGTTATTGGTATACCCGGAGAAATCGTCAGCGTTAGTAATGGCAAAGTTTATCTCAATGGACAACCATTACCCGAAGACTACATTGCTGAACCACCTAATCAACCATTCCCACCAGTTCAAGTCCCGGAAAACCAGTTTTTTGTGATGGGAGACAACCGCAACAATAGCAATGACTCCCGCTACTGGGGCTTTTTACCCCAGGAGAATATTATTGGTAGGGCAATATTTCGCTTCTGGCCAATTGATAGATTTGGAGGGGTTTAA
- the recA gene encoding recombinase RecA, whose product MAINTDTSGKQKALTMVLNQIERSFGKGTIMRLGDATRMRVETISTGALTLDLALGGGLPKGRVIEIYGPESSGKTTVALHAIAEVQKQGGIAAFVDAEHALDPTYAGALGVDIANLLVSQPDTGESALEIVDQLVRSAAVDIVVIDSVAALVPRAEIEGDMGDAHVGLQARLMSQALRKITGNIGKSGCTVIFINQLRQKIGVTYGSPETTTGGNALKFYASVRLDIRRIQTLKKGTDEFGNRVKVKVAKNKVAPPFRIAEFDIIFGKGVSTLGCLVDLAEETGVLIRKGAWYSYNGDNISQGRDNAIKYLEEKPEFAEQITQLVREKLDKGAVVSANSVAKANEEDEEDVDLEEEE is encoded by the coding sequence ATGGCTATCAATACCGATACTTCTGGCAAGCAAAAAGCGCTAACGATGGTACTCAACCAGATAGAGCGTAGCTTCGGTAAAGGAACAATCATGCGCCTGGGTGATGCTACCCGGATGCGGGTAGAAACAATTTCTACCGGAGCGCTCACCTTGGATTTAGCCTTGGGTGGCGGTTTACCCAAAGGACGGGTGATTGAGATTTATGGGCCGGAAAGCTCTGGTAAAACTACCGTAGCACTCCATGCGATCGCCGAAGTGCAAAAACAAGGTGGCATTGCTGCTTTTGTGGATGCTGAACACGCCCTTGACCCCACCTATGCCGGGGCTTTAGGTGTAGATATCGCAAATCTGTTGGTATCCCAACCAGACACAGGTGAATCAGCCTTAGAAATTGTCGATCAGCTGGTGCGTTCTGCCGCCGTTGACATCGTAGTTATCGACTCAGTAGCAGCCTTGGTTCCCCGTGCGGAAATCGAAGGTGACATGGGTGATGCCCACGTCGGCTTGCAAGCAAGATTAATGAGCCAAGCGCTACGTAAAATTACTGGTAATATTGGTAAATCCGGTTGTACAGTAATTTTCATTAACCAATTGCGGCAAAAAATTGGTGTTACCTACGGTAGCCCAGAAACCACAACTGGTGGTAACGCTTTGAAATTCTATGCTTCTGTACGCTTAGACATTCGCCGGATTCAAACCTTGAAAAAAGGTACTGATGAATTTGGTAACAGAGTTAAAGTCAAAGTTGCTAAAAATAAAGTTGCACCGCCTTTTAGAATTGCGGAATTTGACATTATTTTTGGTAAAGGAGTTTCTACTCTAGGTTGTTTAGTAGACTTGGCTGAAGAAACTGGTGTCCTCATCCGTAAAGGTGCATGGTACAGTTACAACGGCGATAACATTTCTCAAGGTCGAGATAATGCCATTAAATACCTAGAAGAAAAGCCAGAATTTGCTGAACAAATTACGCAACTGGTACGGGAGAAGTTAGACAAGGGCGCTGTCGTTTCGGCTAACTCTGTGGCTAAAGCTAATGAAGAAGATGAAGAAGATGTTGATTTAGAGGAAGAAGAATAA
- a CDS encoding FAD-dependent oxidoreductase, producing the protein MLQNLQLLHHNLVLVGGGHSHVILLRMLGMKPLPEVHLTLISPALDTPYSGMLPGHIAGSYSRDECHINLQRLAYFAQAQFCIDKVVDLDLTKHKVICANYPAVDFDLLSIDIGSTPATLSVSGAAEYAVPAKPVSQLLEHWYRLVDSVTQNPHIERNIAIVGGGAGGVELALSMQAHLQRILKQVQQPLSNLEIHLFHRRPELMSHHHPSVQRQVKQILIDRGFNLHLGQTVCEIAPSVELLEIKCESGLTVKCDKIFWVTQASAPQWLKTTGLATDEHGFILVNDTLQSLTHPEVFATGDIATMINHPRPKAGVFAVRQGKPLYENVKRMLRGQPLKPYKPQQKYLSLIGTGDGKAIATRGSITLPPHPLLWHWKDWLDRQFMQQFEGLGR; encoded by the coding sequence ATGCTGCAAAATTTACAGCTACTTCATCACAACTTAGTGCTAGTTGGTGGCGGTCACAGTCATGTCATTCTACTGAGAATGTTGGGGATGAAACCTCTACCTGAAGTACATTTAACTTTAATTTCCCCAGCTTTAGATACACCATATTCAGGAATGTTACCAGGACATATTGCTGGTTCTTATAGCCGTGATGAATGCCATATCAACTTGCAAAGATTAGCTTACTTTGCTCAAGCGCAGTTTTGTATAGATAAAGTAGTTGACCTGGATTTAACTAAACACAAAGTGATTTGTGCCAACTATCCTGCGGTAGATTTTGATTTACTGTCTATCGATATTGGCAGTACTCCTGCCACACTGTCTGTATCCGGTGCAGCAGAATATGCAGTTCCTGCTAAACCAGTATCGCAATTACTAGAGCATTGGTATCGGTTGGTGGACAGTGTAACTCAAAATCCTCACATCGAGAGAAATATTGCGATCGTCGGTGGTGGCGCTGGTGGCGTAGAATTAGCCCTATCAATGCAAGCACATCTACAACGCATATTAAAACAAGTCCAACAGCCTTTAAGTAACTTAGAAATTCATTTATTCCATCGCCGTCCTGAACTAATGTCTCATCATCACCCATCAGTACAGCGTCAAGTTAAGCAAATTTTAATTGACCGTGGTTTCAACTTACACTTAGGGCAAACGGTATGTGAAATTGCACCATCAGTAGAATTATTAGAAATTAAGTGTGAATCTGGCTTAACAGTAAAATGCGATAAAATTTTCTGGGTAACACAAGCTTCAGCCCCCCAATGGCTAAAAACAACAGGTTTAGCCACCGATGAGCATGGCTTTATTTTAGTTAACGACACACTCCAATCACTCACACACCCAGAGGTATTTGCAACTGGGGACATCGCCACCATGATTAATCATCCCCGTCCCAAAGCTGGAGTATTTGCTGTACGCCAAGGTAAACCTCTATATGAAAACGTGAAGCGGATGTTACGAGGACAACCACTCAAACCCTACAAACCGCAGCAAAAATACTTAAGTTTAATTGGTACTGGTGACGGAAAAGCGATCGCCACTAGAGGTAGTATTACTTTACCACCACACCCATTACTCTGGCACTGGAAAGACTGGCTGGACAGGCAGTTTATGCAGCAGTTTGAGGGACTGGGGAGATGA
- a CDS encoding pentapeptide repeat-containing protein yields MLTIVFNIYQTVVKNIQYSNLTVNTIHERILSGKQTNVHRKSNINSQSLKLIIKDLQHQTIEIRLSTVYELEKIADNYPQYHWLIVEALCNFIHNHTSGFSSSQLDYRSKLAIQTALNVITRSHIKCNPENQQLDLSNTDIRGVSLRKAHLKEANLYHINLSGADLSEANLCGSILTAANLAGANLAGANLAGAILSAANLTGANLTGANFAEATLYLADLREVILHETKFNGANLREVKFTTTDISNSNPLNIN; encoded by the coding sequence ATGTTAACTATAGTTTTTAATATTTATCAAACAGTTGTAAAAAATATACAATACAGCAATTTGACAGTAAATACCATCCATGAAAGGATTCTTTCTGGTAAACAAACGAATGTCCATAGAAAAAGTAACATTAACAGTCAAAGCTTAAAATTAATCATTAAAGATTTACAGCATCAAACAATAGAAATTAGACTCAGTACTGTTTATGAGTTAGAGAAAATTGCTGATAATTATCCTCAATATCACTGGCTAATTGTAGAGGCTCTTTGTAATTTTATACATAATCATACTTCTGGCTTTTCTTCATCACAGTTAGATTATCGTTCAAAACTAGCAATTCAAACTGCTTTAAATGTGATTACTAGAAGCCATATCAAATGTAACCCAGAGAATCAACAATTAGATTTGAGTAATACTGATATAAGAGGAGTAAGTCTGAGAAAAGCTCATTTAAAAGAAGCAAACCTCTATCACATTAATCTTTCTGGAGCAGACTTATCTGAAGCTAATCTCTGTGGCTCAATTCTCACAGCCGCTAACCTTGCTGGTGCAAACCTAGCTGGTGCAAATTTAGCGGGTGCAATCCTTAGTGCCGCTAACCTTACTGGTGCAAATTTGACAGGAGCTAATTTTGCTGAAGCAACTTTATATTTAGCGGATTTGCGAGAAGTAATTTTACATGAGACAAAATTTAATGGAGCAAATTTAAGGGAAGTAAAATTTACAACTACAGATATTAGTAATAGTAATCCTCTAAACATAAATTAA
- a CDS encoding pentapeptide repeat-containing protein translates to MPANRTEKLWRWLIGITVIFAVTIAVILFVSSNSPGLTIPQKLQFRNQALTTTAVIFLGLGVIINAYYAAKRIDAIHKSALAAEKNVEINVQNAKLSENRLISERLMTAITQLGHEKIETRTGAIYVLEKVAQDFSQEHWTVIEILTAFIRENAPVKEVEVLEEDDSQPTSLNRYKQGERQKLQQHLHLNEESAKLRSDVQVALTVIGRRNYLQDEDNKRIDLRNVNLRRVELLGANLQRADLRGCDLRGADLRGCDFSGANLDSVKLAGSILFETSFVKANLQGADIQGANLNRADLSGANLRSANLMGASLRAATLQGANLYKVNLQQAILKLANLSGAKLFLANMQGAKLGKANLSVCGLIGANLNGANLNGVNLSGANLNAAKLQQAEVLFADFTEASLTEADLYKANLMGANLQRTSFYQANLSQANLVGANLANVNFCDVKLAGAILTGVKNLKPQQISLAFGDRTTRLPDSFEIPIHWRQSS, encoded by the coding sequence ATGCCTGCTAATAGAACAGAAAAGTTATGGCGTTGGTTGATTGGCATAACCGTTATATTTGCCGTTACCATAGCTGTGATTCTATTTGTATCGTCAAATTCTCCAGGGTTGACAATTCCACAAAAATTACAGTTTAGAAACCAAGCTTTAACAACCACTGCTGTTATTTTTTTAGGGTTGGGAGTAATAATTAATGCTTACTATGCAGCGAAGCGTATAGATGCAATACACAAAAGTGCATTAGCTGCTGAAAAAAATGTAGAAATTAATGTTCAAAATGCTAAGTTATCGGAGAATCGCTTAATTTCAGAGCGCTTAATGACTGCTATTACCCAACTGGGACACGAAAAAATTGAAACCCGAACAGGTGCAATTTATGTTTTAGAAAAAGTTGCACAGGATTTTTCCCAAGAACACTGGACAGTTATTGAAATCCTTACAGCTTTCATCCGCGAGAACGCTCCTGTTAAAGAAGTAGAAGTATTAGAAGAAGATGACTCACAGCCAACATCTCTGAACAGGTACAAGCAAGGAGAGCGTCAAAAACTACAACAGCATCTGCATCTCAATGAAGAATCTGCAAAACTTCGCTCAGATGTTCAAGTAGCCTTAACTGTTATTGGCCGTCGTAATTATTTACAAGATGAGGACAATAAAAGAATCGATTTGCGTAATGTCAATCTCAGACGAGTAGAGCTTTTGGGAGCCAATTTACAAAGAGCAGACTTGCGTGGTTGTGATTTGCGGGGAGCAGATTTGCGCGGTTGTGATTTTAGCGGTGCAAACCTTGATAGTGTCAAACTTGCTGGTTCTATTCTGTTTGAGACTAGCTTTGTAAAAGCGAATTTACAAGGAGCCGATATACAAGGTGCAAATTTGAATCGTGCTGATCTGAGTGGTGCGAATTTACGCAGTGCTAATCTCATGGGTGCAAGTCTACGTGCAGCTACCTTGCAAGGGGCAAATCTTTATAAAGTTAATTTACAACAAGCAATACTAAAACTGGCAAATTTATCTGGTGCAAAGTTGTTTTTAGCTAATATGCAGGGAGCAAAACTAGGTAAAGCGAATTTGTCCGTTTGCGGTTTAATTGGTGCAAATCTTAATGGTGCAAATCTTAATGGTGTAAATCTGTCTGGAGCAAATTTGAATGCAGCTAAGTTACAACAAGCAGAAGTTTTATTTGCTGACTTCACTGAAGCTAGTTTGACAGAAGCGGATTTGTATAAAGCCAATTTGATGGGAGCCAATTTACAAAGAACAAGCTTTTATCAAGCAAATCTTTCTCAAGCCAATCTTGTCGGTGCTAACTTAGCAAATGTTAATTTTTGTGATGTGAAGTTAGCGGGAGCAATTCTTACAGGAGTGAAAAACTTAAAGCCACAACAAATCAGCTTGGCATTTGGCGATCGCACTACTCGCTTACCTGATAGTTTTGAAATACCAATACACTGGCGACAGTCTAGTTAA
- a CDS encoding cytochrome c oxidase subunit 3 translates to MDSYIVPEGLQQPHHDAGEHGHDEEGNKMFGFIVFLLSESVIFLSFFAGYIVYKTTTPNWLPVGVEGLEVQAPAINTFVLVASSFVIYFAEVALKRNNLSGFRGFLLATMAMGSYFLLGQAMEWKSLKFGFTDGVYGGMFYLLTGFHGLHVLTGILLQLIIFLRSFIPHNYDTGHFGVNATSLFWHFVDVIWIVLFILIYVWQ, encoded by the coding sequence ATGGATAGCTATATCGTTCCAGAAGGATTACAACAACCTCATCATGATGCTGGCGAACATGGTCATGATGAAGAAGGCAATAAAATGTTTGGTTTTATTGTCTTCTTATTATCTGAAAGCGTTATTTTCTTAAGCTTTTTCGCTGGCTACATAGTCTACAAAACAACTACTCCTAACTGGCTACCTGTGGGTGTAGAAGGGTTAGAAGTGCAAGCCCCAGCTATTAATACATTTGTATTGGTGGCTAGTAGTTTCGTGATTTATTTCGCAGAAGTCGCCCTCAAACGCAATAATCTTTCGGGATTTCGTGGCTTTTTATTAGCAACAATGGCTATGGGTAGCTACTTCTTGCTAGGACAAGCTATGGAATGGAAGAGCCTAAAGTTTGGCTTTACTGATGGCGTGTACGGCGGAATGTTCTACTTGTTAACAGGGTTCCACGGTTTGCACGTTTTGACCGGTATCTTGTTACAGTTGATTATTTTCTTGCGATCGTTCATTCCGCATAACTACGATACAGGTCACTTCGGTGTAAATGCAACTTCCTTATTTTGGCACTTCGTCGATGTCATCTGGATTGTGTTGTTTATCCTGATTTACGTTTGGCAGTAA